The region caaagttcgcatccccattgaagtctattgcggttcgcgaacttttccgcgaaccgaaccttacgcggaagttcacgaacccggttcgcgaacctaaaattggaggttcggccccactctacacACAGGTAACACACAGGTATGATGCTTCCCCTGCCTTGCTGTTCAAAAAGTatcacccaaagtaagcctaattggtggcgaaaaaaaacaacatatagatcattttgttgtgataagtagtgataaagttattggtgaatgaaagggaggagcgctgaaaggtgaaaattgctagaAAATTCCTAGAAAATTAAagaagagctgtcagccatactatctaaaaataaaaaaacaacaacacatatataagtagataaatacttgctctacttgcataacatatgtattgcactgtccatggtttgattttagtaatttttctacagtaaaaaaagagaaaatccttcttagcattttccattttaagtgtggctattttgatgccaaccctgatgtcatttcctcccttactctgctctgcctgatttgcctgcccttcactatagaaagtgcattgtctcatcatgagaaatattggcccatCAGAGAGgaccagaggtgtgggaggggaaaacaggaggcaaAGAGGCAtcggccaatcaggctgcattagttaagtctgagaataaatagagaagcaaaaaaggaccacccagcatgccctgcaactttcttttcatgtaccaaattttgtgtataccaaataagagtcaggtaaactggggaatgatcatttatcaaccagAAAAGtattagtgattttaacttttggattgcctggttagcatccttattacttgtttaccagataaaaataaataattgtttttttattttatgcccgactttTACACTTTCAGGAATAAGGACGCAAAAATAATGTTTGCCAAAATCGATTTACTGTACAGATCTGATTTGAATGCTTAGTTCTAACCAAAATTTtaattttctttaaagtttaaatAAAGTCACAACTGTTACTTACGTATTCTGTTTCTTTTTCCTAACACGTGTGTTTTGTCAATTTCACTTTAGCGGGAACCCCTGGAAAATTGAACAAGCGTGTCCTCTGGGTCATGGCAACTGCTTTTTTCCTTGTGCTGATCACGTTTTCTTATGATTATCATTACAATCTGCACATCAGTGAATTTACGGGACTTGTAAAAAATGGAAAACTGCTGAAAAGCACCGAAGATCTGTGTCCACCAGTGAAAAAGCCCAAACCTCTGACTGGCATGTGGACTATCAATGCTGCTGGACGTCTGGGCAATTACATGGGGGAGTACGCCACTCTTTATGCCCTTGCCAAGATGCATGGCCGTCAAGCCTATATTTTATCTAGTATGCATGACCAACTGTCAAAGATGTTTAAGATAAGATTACCTGTACTTCACGAAGAAATTAGTTCCAAAATCAAATGGAATAGATTGGCCTTGCATGATTGGATGTCTGAAGAGTACTATAACATTCAAAGAGACCATATCTATTTTATTGGCACCCCATGTTCTTATACGATCTACCACCATATTAAGGATGAAATCCTCAGAGAATTTACATTCCATGACTTCATTAGAGAAGAGTCTTATGCCTACCTTGACAAAGTACGTGGGGACAAAAAAAATGTCACGTTTGTAGGGGTACATGTTCGAAGAGGAGATTATGTCTCTGTCATGCCTAATTTATGGAAAGGGGTGGTTGCTGACAAAGGATATTTACAAAAGGCCACAGACTATTTCAGAAACAAGTATGAGAATCCACTTTTCATTGTGACCAGCAACGGGATGGATTGGTGTAAAGAGAACATAAATAATTCACGAGGAGATATACACTTTGCTGGGGATGGTCAAGAAGGATCTCCAGCCCGGGACTTTGCCCTCTTGGCCCATTGTAACCACACCATCATGACTATAGGGACTTTTGGTGTTTGGGCGGGGTACTTAGCAGGTGGAGAAACAATTTACTTAACAAACTACACATTGCCTGACTCTCCTTTTCTTACATTTTTTAAGTATGAAGCTACTTTTCTACCTGAATGGATTGGTATTCCTGcagatctttctcctctcctaaaTAAGACAAATCAGAATGAAACAATAACTCCCTAACAAAGTAACTGGACTCATTTTAACTTATCATAATTCCAACTTTAAAAATGTTATAAAAACTATTTAAGTTGTAATACTTGACTAAATGACCAAAGTGAACATAAAGCAAAGCaacaaaaaagtttaacttacctggggcttctgccgacCCACTGCAGCTCGTGCCAGAACAAaccaatcctccagtcccccgcagtgacttagtttcatttttggcgactgagccagcctatggccactgtgcctgcgtggccctggctgcGCACCTCCTCCTGTCGCCAGGAgtatcctgcgcatgcacagtatgagattttctcatattgcgcacacgcaggatgctcctggcaaCACGAGCATGATCAAGGATGCGCAGGGGCAGTGGGCATCGACTGGCTCAACTGAGTCGCTGCGGGGGATCGGAGGATTGTTTTGTCCTGGCGCCGGCACAGGGCGGCTTCAGGGGGGCGGTAGAAgtctcaggtaagttaaactctttttgttttgtttcgctttaggtttcctttaaagagtagcttttgctgaatataacccaaggaataaaactgtttattttttataatatttatttataaactattcAGACAATTTCCAATGTTTTACTCTTAACTTGCTCTGGTTtacattttttaatgtatttgtgTGATGCCAGCATCTTTACCagacgcggagctagggggggtcggggtaggacaactgccccggggcgccgggtccccgagggcgcccagctgagctgcagagttttttttttttttttttgggaggggagcagcgcatagaagagggagagctgtgagcagcggtggagaaggggggccatctcccccctccttctctcaccttaggtgctctccctccctcgctgtcccctccataactaatgtccgggtggctggcagcggcgggcgggacttacctccgtctcgctccagcgccggaagttcgggtcctgcagccgctgctctggtctggactagaccagagagtagcggcagatccatccggcgctgcgacgaaacgcaggtaagtcccgcccgccgctgccagccacccggacggacattagttgtggaggggacagcgagggagggagagctcctgaggtgagagaaggaggggggagatggccccccttctccaccgctgctcacagctctccctcttctatgcgctgctcccctcccaaaaaacatacacatactggggacatataccccctgcctacatatactggggacatataccccctgcctacatatactggggacatataccccctgcctacataaactggggacatttaccccctgcctacatatactggggacatataccccctgcctacatatactgggcgcatataccccctggctacatatactggggacgtataccccctgcctacatatactggggacatataccccctgcctacatatactgggcgcatataccccctggctacatatactgggctacatatactgggcgcatataccccctggctacatatactgggctacatatactgggcgcatataccccctggctacatatactggggacatataccccctgcctacatatactagggacatataccccctgcctacatatactggggacatataccccctgcctacatatactggggacatataccccttgcctacatatacttgggacatataccccctgcctacatatactgggcacatataccccctgactacacatactggacacatatacacctggctacatatactgggcacatatacacctggctacatatactggtcacatatacccctggctacctgttctgtggacatctctacccctggctacctgttctggggacatctataccgctggccacctattctggggacatctatactgctggccacctattctggggacacctatagacctggggctacctatttttggggaaccactgctgtcggattgagtgtattttggggaactgctgccaggtgagaggtgtctaccatattaagggggcattctgcctatttatgtgaaatgctgtctatttatgtgcctcatgactgctgaatttgtcttgttgggggcctcatgatttgttgggggcctcaagatcgctgaatttgtcttgttgggggcctcatgaatgctgaatttgtcttgttgggggcctcatgattgctaaatttgtcttgttgggggcctcatgattgcggagttggtcatgttgggggcctcatgattgctgaatttgtcttgatgggggggggggggggctcatgattgctgaatttgtcttggaacatgctggaaggtacatactgagggagggtgggtgagcctgctaacttcctgtacatttggctccacccataaccactcccacatttattatatagtcacGCCCCTtccccttagggggcgcattgatAGTCTTTGTcccagggcgctgaaagccctagctacgcctctgatctttactgctggcaaggtgaatcgtTGTTGGATGTTTTTTTCCCATCTGTTTAGTGAGCAGTAACATCAGCTGCACTTCCCAGAGTACTTTAGTGCaaaaggctgtgtgacatcatagcctatgaTAAACATCTCTGGGAGGGCAGGGTTGCATATGGCCATacatcaatatatacatataaaaaggATTTTTGAAGCAGAGGCCAGGTtcttggcagggctgtggagtcagagtcaagtagatggagtcggagcaatttttgggtacctggagttggagtctggaaaaaatgcacctactccgactcctaatgaatttaaactgtaattaaaatagaaaatatgataaaatgttccatttctcagataatagtcatcataaattatatatacagtaatagctgtgcttagcccacaaaaatgaaataaatcaatcaaaaatagttacttgtgctgcttcaataaaacagtgtaaggaaacgcggaaaatcagctgcctctactcagcgtgaggcggctgtttccatggagagcatggcggaacgcggaaaaaacgccgcgtctgacgcggcggttagcacgcatggccctgttgctgacactttgacccagcgcggggaggcgcagtgcgaccaaccccgcgcatgggtcagcggagacattgcaaagcagtactggtgtggctgggaccgatagtccacctaggttcagaatgaggcagaacttttatggcagtcagagaagggtcagctgaccaggccggtcagctgacaattacagcaactttcattggtccagcacttaaagggaaggtccaagcaaaaaaaaaaaaatgagtttcacttacctggggcttctaccagccccatgcagccatcctgtgccctcgtagtcactcactgctgctccagtccctcgctggcagctttctgacctcggaggtcagggtcgcattgcgtacatttttacacattcccgctagtgcaggaacattaacacatacatttttacgcgttagtggtgcaacgcgtacatttttgttcctgcactagctggaatgcgtaaaaatgtatgcaatgtggccctgacctccgaggtcagaaagctgctagcgggggactggagcagcagtgagtgactacgagggcacaggatggctacatggggctggtagaagccccaggtaagtgaaactcatttttttttttttgcttggaccttccctttaagggaggtgctggagagcacaggtgtatatatactgggtgctggtcattctctggttgtctggcgttgcgatcacaacgtggtagcactcagaccttgttcgtatctgtgttctagcatagtttccaaaggtgttgacgatcaaggacctcacaccttagcgttaggaatattacctgtattatttgttatgaccttttgcctgcctgactattcttctgaactctgatcctgtaccttgctatttctgatatcctgttgccaaactctgctcgttcctgaactctgtatttgccttctgactctgtacctcgctattctgatacccgttgccaaactctgcctgtctattggattacgtatccgtcttctgaatctgtaccttatctgtctgtgtgttaacgacctggcttgtccgacctcgagaactggccttactgttagaggcagttcccagacctgttagtgacaccctctcactggtgtcactctcattctgtccttcctactctctgccTAACTccgccccgggagagtctaggccatcggaaggaacatacgGTTGTGCAGTACTCTCTACTGCTCCTGTACCTCCTCCTGAGGTGAAATTCTCATAGTACTACTGTTTCACCAAACACTCTCTtatctcaggtgttcagaggttagtagatatatctgattatcggtgatactgcagatcaacaataatcgggtatattctgtattctcggtgatactgcagttcaccggtaatcagaccctctctgttacaccgatcgttacagaacgccagaccaaaacaatatggacgcacgcactgactgTCTGggtgcacttgccacttcggtggataacatcaactaagtgctgggtaatcacaacCGTTAATTGATGccgtatcagggtctgtacaaaccctccagacgtcagtggatgaggtgcgatctcctcctagcattgacatacgtatgcccgtacccgaaagattttctggccacagatctgactttcgaaattttaggagtagagtgttgtcttattttgagttgagacccagaTCCTCGGGGACCgagacccaaagggtcacatttattaaaaccttgttatctggtgactctcagacatgggcgtacagtttgcccaccggagacctaGCCCTTACttctgtggaggaattttttaaagctatggcagtaatttacgacgatccggaccttgcctcgacttctgagcggaaactcaagcttttgcgtcaaggcaaaggtccggtcgaatattatgcagctgaatttaggaggtggtcagttacagcccggtgggacacttatgccctgttagattgtttcttgtcagggctgtccgatgaggtctctgatctaatgctaggccagcccgagcccagaacagtcgatgaggccatttcagcggccattcgaatcgaccgcaggctgcgctatcaaAGACAGACCAGGGGTGGTCACCGTGTCAGAGTAGTGTCTTACGCCACAACCCTAGTGACCCCACCTTCTTCTGCctcacctcctcccgtctcgcctccacccgagccaatgcagattggttggtctaagctgtcccaggtggagcgaagacggaggatgactgaacagctgtgtctgtattgcgctgaagggggacatagagtacgagactgtcctaataagccgggaaacgctaccgcctaggagttgtagggggtaacaccctaggcgcccgactcttacccctagaagataaacggttgcttcttccctgtacagttacatgggaagataaaaccgaggtcactgaagcctttgttgattcaggctctgcagctaattttatggattttgagtttgctaagaaattgggtatttcactcaccccggtaaaaccacccatccaagttacagctgtggatgattcccccctgcagaggaatcatccgttatcccagacaccagaggtgggagtcactataggggtgctacacAGAGAAAGATTgcagttctttgtgctacacatgacaacctccacagttatccttggcatgccctggttgcacctccactccccacagatcgattgggccaccggtcagctaactagctggtcagatcattgtgttcagcagtgtttagggaaggtgaagttaggccaaaccagggttcattt is a window of Hyperolius riggenbachi isolate aHypRig1 chromosome 6, aHypRig1.pri, whole genome shotgun sequence DNA encoding:
- the LOC137522866 gene encoding galactoside alpha-(1,2)-fucosyltransferase 2-like, with product MVQVLCSCSACLEDTSQRTKSQEMMKKPIAEAGTPGKLNKRVLWVMATAFFLVLITFSYDYHYNLHISEFTGLVKNGKLLKSTEDLCPPVKKPKPLTGMWTINAAGRLGNYMGEYATLYALAKMHGRQAYILSSMHDQLSKMFKIRLPVLHEEISSKIKWNRLALHDWMSEEYYNIQRDHIYFIGTPCSYTIYHHIKDEILREFTFHDFIREESYAYLDKVRGDKKNVTFVGVHVRRGDYVSVMPNLWKGVVADKGYLQKATDYFRNKYENPLFIVTSNGMDWCKENINNSRGDIHFAGDGQEGSPARDFALLAHCNHTIMTIGTFGVWAGYLAGGETIYLTNYTLPDSPFLTFFKYEATFLPEWIGIPADLSPLLNKTNQNETITP